The DNA sequence CAGAGGAGATGGGCTTCATTGTGGAGGAGCACGACGGCAAAGTGGAGATCAGCATCCCCTATAATGCTGAAGGAGGATACAGGAAGGTGAGAAGGCACTGACATCAGATGGATAACTGAAGGTTGACGACACATTAGACTTTGAAACATTTGCTAAATTCAAGGTCCAAAAATTTAAATGGTAAAATATGTCAAGATTATCTTATTCGAACTTGTATGGATGATACATAAAATATGATGCAGTGGAGGTAAAAATGGCTTTGAGAGGATCTTGCTACACCATAGATGTCCTTTTTAAAGAGACTGCATGGTAGCTCtccaaaactgaagccaaaaccCCTTGagcaccacctggtggctgatgTGAATAATTGTAATGCATTCAATATTTACAGCAGCCAAGTGTATCACTACAGAGGAGTGTGCTGCTTTCTTTGCCTCTAGTAGCATTTAAGAAAAGCAATAGAAGAAAACAATTGATCTGAATTTTGAAAGTTACCATCTCTTGCAGAGCTTTGTGTCTGGTGGCCTCAACGAGTTTTACGTCTTCCACCTCTACTTGGAGCAAATCTTTGTGAATAAGGATCAAGAAGAGACCAGAGTGAAGTATCACAGGACGCTGGCCAGTCCCATGCTGCCGCTCGAAGTCTTCACTGTAAACCAAACTGTTGTTGAAGAGCACACGTTCACCATCTACCTCGGCGACATCCCTGATGACATTGAGCTGTCTGCAGTTGAGCTGAATGGCCACAAGTGTGATGCTCCCTTTACAAATACAAGCGGCCACACCGTCATCGAAGTCTTTCATCCCAACAACACCCATGGCTACACTCTGACGGTGCCTTTCGATGACCCTGTTGTCCTACATCAGGTAAAAGGTCTTATGATTGGAATATGAACTTTAAAATACTAGTTGAGGTCAGTGAAAGCGGTTGAATGCTGAAGACTACTTTTGTTGAATATTCAGCGTTTTCTGGACTTTGCATTTTCAGCAGGAAATGCATTCTCgagttttgttttctgtctgtagttCTCTAAAGAAGATGAAGCTATGAAGCACATCCTGGAAGTCAACTACACACTGACCGTTCTGCCTGAGAATGAGCCGTATTTCCACCTGACCTCAGTCATGGCACTATCGGACATAGGTAAGTCACAAACCTCGTACTTTTACCGTCAAACCAATTGGAGAATTGAGTTAAATTGTACTGTATccatcagctcctccagagtttGATGCCGTCTGTGCCGAGTCTGGCATCATCTTCAAACTGGAGCACCGGCCTTTCGACTACCTGTGGCACATCAGTATCGGTTCTGACCTGCTGACTCCAGAACTGGCAACCCAGCAGGGCTACATCCTGACCAATGATAGTCAGACTCTGCTGCTCGAGGTGCCGCTCTTCACGCCTGGATACGTGTACAGGGTAGGATGAGGACAATTGCACTTAATATGAACCTGCAGTTGGTTAATGGAACAAGTCTTTGTACTAAGAGCAATTATTGTATCTGCAGGACTTTAGTTTGAAGGGCTTCATTGGTACTTTTGAGATCCTGGTGAAGGATCGTGAAACATCAGAGGTcctgagatcagctgtcaagACTTGTCCATTCACTGCTACTGAATTTATAGGTAAGAATATCCTATGCTTCACTGGGTTATTTGTGGACTTAACACACAGatgacttgtgtttttttttttttatatttgtctctGTGCAGTGTGTTCCAGTAATGGCAAGATGACTGTGGTGGCCGACTTGTCTCTGGCCGGCCCAAGTGGAGGAATCCCTGCTACATCCAACCTCCTGAAAACATTCTGTGAACCCAAAGAAGCAGACGACACCAGggctctgttctccttccccCTCAACAGCTGTGGATCCACAGTCAAGGTTGTGCTCATGACATTAAACAAATTAACCCTGCCTGGAATTTATGAAGTTAAGATGCGtaaatattctttttttaatttagcttgTGAAGGAAAAGGTGACCTATCAAAATGAGATTTTCTACAGCAAGAGGCACTCCAGTGACAGCCAGGTGGCTTCCGAGCCGATTAccgagaggtgtgtgtgtatatcacactttcattttcaaaattccTCTGATGGATTGTGGTGGTAATTCAATCCTTGTCTTCCAGGTTGAtagtgcagtgtgtgtacccTCTGGCTGGGCTCCACCGCCTCTTCTCTGTGCACAAGTTTGAGTCTGACACGCCCGGCGTCGGCAAAATCATCCGCACTTCCCAGTCCTCCACAGGTACAGTAGAGCGCCACCTGATGGACCTCATTGGCTGTCAGTCGTCAAATTTGTCGTAGATTTTCAgctctgtttgtgttcctgtgcaGAATTTCAACAGACCACCACCGTCAAGCCGAGTACAGAACATCGAACCACACTGGCTGCCAGAAGGACAACCAGAGCACTTGCAGTTTTCCACCCAACTGCTCGCTACATCAGAGTTTATCCATTTCATAAATATTCATTgataaaaggcaaaaaaaacaacaattgtaCAATCAAATTTAAAGGCTTTTTGTGACCGTTTGTTAAATTTTCACATTTCTTCACAGGACCTCAAGGAGCTTTACAAACCAAACTGAACCCTGCCCTGATTTAAAGGATGTaaaatttcatatttttaaaagatggaATTGAATAAAGCTGTTttcttaaattctgtttttgcACCTTTTAATTAACACCTGCATCAACAAAGAAAGCTGTTAAAGGTGTCTGGGgttacatctttatttaaagattcAAGTTTAGATTTTGTACAAAGATGCAACTTACTTAAAATGGTTTAGATGTGGATACAAGTGGGACTTCGTATTCAAATGGCAGTTCagaaaaaaagcacatttattAATGAAAAGTTCCCAGTAAAAAAATGTGCACAAATTAATACTGATGTGAAAGGCCCTCGATGCATTCAGCTGTTGTGATCCAACAATTTCAAAGTATACAATGCACTTAATGCTCCTTGATATCATGGCTCTTTTTATAGATTGGCACACTTTACATATTTTGCTGTATAAGGGCTTGATCATCACTCTAAACAGATTTTTAGGAATCTCTGTGCAgattaacttgtttttaaatgtgctgaTGGAGGAAAGTTAAGGGCTCATACCTGTTTCAGTTATATAAGACATTTATATAGCACTCACCTAAACATGGTTTAAGCGCTTTACGAAACAAGtcaaatattaaaatcaatCGAAGGCGtccttattaaaaaaaaagcaatttaaaaTCAATATAAGTGTTGATAAAATTAATACAGCATTTAAATTGTTTAAGGATTAAATAACTAAAATTATCTTTATCTGGCAAAGGTATTTTATCTTCCAAATATGTTTGGAGGGGATCATTAAGTTTTTTGTCCGACCATCAActaacatttcattttaaaaactgtattcAGTCTTTGGTCAAATATCTTTGGCATTATCTGGTGACACCCGGTGCAGATAGCTAAATAATGAAAAAGTAACATGACATTTACCCCAAGTTAAAATGACTTAATAAAAAATGACTTAAGTGTTTTTGGAATTGTATGTGTAAGTTTGGATTCATTGGAGCGGTTCAGTCAAACATACATCCACCACTAGGGGGCGGTAGTTGTCACTGTTCCCACCTGTTAGCAACCAGCATTGGTAACTTTTTAGGTTATTTCTTCTTCTAGCCACGTGTGACTGTTTTGGAGCCTCAAACCTAAACACACGGGTCCACCATGACCCTCAGAGAAGACCATCCACCCGTGAGTCCTCCAccacttttgtttttcacctTTAATGCAACCTTGAAAACATGCTGCTGGTTTATCACCTCCATGTcccatgtccccccccccctgtcagaGGTCCAGGCTGCGGGTGGTCCCCCCTGTTTCCTGCCGGACCCTGCagcatccctccctcctgcccCTGTACCTGGCCGCTGGGCTCGCTCGACATCATGGAGGCTGGGACTACCACACAGGTGAGTCCACATCTGGGCGACAGCTTCACGCAGCCTCTCAACATCTGTCTCACTCCGGCGTCTCCTCCCCAGTCCACGCCATCACCCCCGAGGAGTTCCACTACACTGACCCCACCATGAGCTGTGGGAGGAGGATCCCCAACATGCTGACTGATTTTGGGGTAAGTCTGCAAAGTGCTGGGCTACTCGTGTTGGGTTTGAAAGAACTCCTCCTAGAGCTTTCATCAggtcaactttaaattcagagtGTAATCTCAAAAGCATGGAGACTAAAATGACCTCGATGTTTTAAGTTAAATACtttaatacatgtttttttctttgatgcacAGCTCTTGGTTACTTAACAATACACAGCTCAAATAAACTCAGAGAAGTCATAGAACCATggtcagaattgggacatttcctcaaaccttgATTTTGTTTATGAGTGGGCGATGCATCTTATGTTATGACATCTTCGTCAAAGATGTCATAATAACATAAGATGCATCGTCCACTCGTCAACAAAATtttgtctcatgatcagagtcccgGACTGAACAGATCCATTAGTCTGTATGTTGTGATAGGGATAGCGCCCCCTACTGACCAGCGTGAAAACTAAGTAGTTGTTACGCCACTGTACATTTTCCAATCAGCCCCAAATTGCTCATGCTACATCATGACCCCGGACCTGAACAGATCTTTTAGTCTGTATGGCTGTTATTCCTTTGATGTATGATGATATATACGTTAAAAACATTACATTCGTCAGAGGCGTGCCTTTAATCTTGCCTTTGATCATCATACAGTAAACCACATGCACAGCTGAACTTCAAAGTCACAAGCCAGCTGCTTATAACTGTACAAACACGGGACAATCAGTCAGACAACTGCTGGATGCATGCAATCTTCTTGAATTAGGTAATATTCAGAAATCCCAATTGGGAAATTGATCAATTGAATCCTGGTAAGGCTAATATCTGTTGATATCTTTAGTTATCACGTCACATTGTTATTCCTTTGAAGTTTTGAGACAGATTTTGAGGGTTGAGTAAAAACATATTTCCTGTTTACTTACCTTTTCTGTACCTTTCTATGTTTTTCAGCATTTAAGCtcttaaaaaaacttttatttcccccTTTCAGTTTTACGATTGTTTCCAGCTCAACACTCCACCGCCTTTGATGTCCTCTTTTGTGAAATCATCGAACAGCCCAGACCCTTTTAGTCTCGGACCTCACCCCACTAGAGAACTGGGCAGCCTGGATTGGAACATGAACCCGAACTATTTACCAGTGAAGACCAGCCGGGCCATTATCCAGCTCACCCCGGATGAGGACGTGGCCGTCACTAGCCTCCTCAAACTGCGCTACCCGGAGTCTGGATCAGATGATGAGACCCCCACTAAGGAAGTGCACCAGCCCTCCTCTGGGGACGAGAAACATCAAAGTCAGGAGGATTTGGGGAATAAGCCGCAAGCGGGAAAATGGACGGAAGAAGAGCTTGAAGCGGCTGACACCCTTCTGAGTTTGTATAGCTGCGCGAGGGACGAAAGAATCAGTGCTCAGTGCCTTCAGGAAACATCAGCGACACCTTCTGATCCTCCGCCACAACAGGATGTGGATTTGGAGTTAAGCAACAAAACCAAGACATTGAATGCCTTAAGAGCATTCTTATCAAAAAGTGACTGGTTTCAAACCTGAGGATCTCATTGTCACTGGgtgtcttttaaaataaatattttacagcatgtcttttatttagtaaataagtccagcatttttttttttgctccttgccgttgttttttttgcattcaaTTGACCTAAAAATCCTTTATTGGTTcatgatgaaaatgtattttctatgtttcactttaaaatccATCAGTGTTcattaaaaatctaaaaagatCCACACTCTAGCTTGTTATTGAGAAACAAACACCGACTGTAGCTAAAAGGTTTTTATTAAAAGCACTGCAAGTGTTTTTTTCGAAGGAAAAGAATCCCCCACTCATTATTTACAACACATTGTACATTTGCagttaatacataaataatacaaactcttcactgcaggtggagctgcagcattACTCCACAACGGAGCTTGTCTCCTGAAACCGGAAAAACATCTACAGCTCAGCTACcattcacacatgcatgtcCAAAGCTCTTGTGCTTCATAGAAGTCTGGGGTTTGTCGTTTTTGATTCATTGGAATTACTGACTAGATTCTCCAGCAGTCAATCTCCAATCTTTCATATCCAATCACAGAATGTGTCTTAGACTCGCTGGCAGCTGACGTCTTGTCATGTGTGACAGGAATGAGGAGGATCTCTAATCGGGTATGCATGTGtgaggtatttttttttacaggaacGCCCGTCTCATTTCTCTGCAGCAGGTTTGACTTTTGTGCGAGCTATTGCCGGAATGATTAGCACGTCGGTTTGGCTGCCGTGCATGCTTCCAGGAAGAGGCTGGTCTCAGTTATGGAGTGCAAACATGCACATACCTCATAGTTGCTTGGAGCATCAGTGATAAATGATTCACGTGTCCCCAGGTGCTTAAaagcacgcatacacacacacacagtataaataaattgaTGATTGCAGGTCTTTTGTGACGTCACCTTTTCATTTCCCGGGTGATAGAAACTGACACTTAAAACCAATAAAAGCCCCTGAATAATCTTTGTACAGCGTAAACGTCCATTTCAAGTGAGGGTGCGGGTCTTCGAGACCATGCTCGCAGCCTGAATGACTCTGTAGCGTTCTCGGAGGTTTCGCCTCCGTACGTGCTCGTTGGTGATCTCTATGACGTTTCCCACAGGGAACCAGCCCTTCTGCCCGTCTGACAGGCGGCTGCCTTCGTACAAgcctgagaggaaagagaggagaagcaggggaggagaggagagggaggagaacaaCAAATAGGGGAAGATTGGAGTATCGTTCATGCAAGGAAGtccaaacaaatcaataaactgctaaggtggagggtggaggaTTGACACAGTTTTGAGGATCAGGTTTAAACGAGCAGAGTAAAGAGAGAGGGCATGTTAATGACAAAATCCCATCAGTTAATTGGACTATTTCAATAGGAACCCTGTCCCTACTGCAATTCACACTGATAACATCTAATTCGGGCACATAGAAAAGTCTTCATCTTGTTTAGATTTAGAAAACCAGCTTTCCTCTGCTACAGATAAATAATTGAACAACTCTTCCTCTGTCGGTGGAGTTCCCAGACTTTCTTACCTTCGTTTGTTTTGCGGATGATGTTCACGATCTCAGTGGGCTCCAGGGTGAGCTCGTCCGCCTGCTGGGCGACGTACTGCTCCACACACTGCACCTGAGGAcagtctgacacacaaacacaggaaattTCAAAAAACTGTTGATATATTGAGATATATGCTTCACGTTTTACTGCTTGCCATTGTGCTTCCTCACCCCAGTCTTCATAAATCACTTCGTCTTCATCGGTGGTCACTTTGGTGGGGTTCGGGAACGCCGCCATCCACCTGTGCATGTCTGACCTGTTGAAGATAAACGGGTTGAATGTGTCATGTGTTATGACAACATTCCTCCTTCTCCCTTGTTGCAACATGAGGCTTGTGTTCTGTTAACTCACTGGGAGGGCGCTTTGAAGAGTCGCTCCATCATTCGCCCCTGGTGGTTTTCCAGCAGCGTGAGATTGAAGCAGTGGTCGCACGGGCCGCTGCCACTGCTCCCGCTGCCGCCGCCTTCATCCATAGGCTGCAACTGCACCAGAGAGCGGTGGGCGTGGTCCATTACCACAAAACGCTCCGCACTGCTAAAGAAAAAGAACGATAACTCACAGGTTAGTGCTCCTGTTAGTGAAGCTGCTGAAATGCTTCTTCATCAGTCACCCCCGATGGGTCCTCAATCATCGGCTTTGTCTGACACACCCCCAGCTACATCAAGGAGAGCGTTATCAGAAGGTACAGCTGGATATCATCAGCGTAGAAGCTTTAGGAGATACTCCCGTATTTCATATAACAGGCacgttgcatttgttttggagTTTCTTCTCTGTGGCATCACTACCACATCAAAATTCTGCTCTAGTCTGCAGTATCAGTTCCCATCACCCACCACTTCCTGCTCCCCGTGAGGAAGTGTGGGGTATCCCACCCCCCCTGCTGTGATGGTCACATTCATCATTGTTGAAGTGGCGTCATGACAGCTCATTAAAAAGAGACAGTGGGAAATCTCCCCCAATCTCATTGCTACTGGGCAAATACGACATAGCAACTGAAGAGTGAGATGAGTCACAAGGTTAATTATCAGCGATGATTTATTGTGGCTTATAGTAATATGTCCTGTTTTCCAGAAGATGCTGGAACGAGGTTTACTTTCTCTTTCATAGTCAACGCTGTGTCATGACTTACATGCAAAGACACCTGATTGTTTAGGGCACTAGAGCAGAGAGAGATGCCTGAATGAAGCTAGTAAATTACTGTTTGTGACAATATAATGCGATAAGGAAGATggtgtgttttgaaaggtgctatataaatacagtttgttgtaATAATAATTAGTATTATTGATAGAAGTATTGAGAACCATGAGCTGAAAATGTTGGCATCACTCGCCCTTGCTCTCTTGCGATTTATTACTGTGgcaatgtttatttttcttatcaGTGTTCAAACACCGCCCGATGCCGCCTCACCCCTTCTTGACGGCAATGACAAGCAGGTcgttgaagaggaagaggtagacGGGCGTGAACTTGGCCCTCATGTTGAACAGAGTTCCTCCTTTGGACATCTCCTGCAgctctcccttcttctccagGAACCGGTTCTGAGAGATGATCGGGATGGCCTGAGGACGGAAGAGGCCACGGACAGAAACGTTAACTTCTTTATTCCAAGTCCGGCTGAAACCTACGTATTCATCTCTGCCTGAATTTACCTTGAGCTTGTCAAACTCCAGCGTCTGAGAGACGTGGATCAGctcctccatctgtctcatctttCCCACCTGGGTGTTGCACTCGTTGATGATCTTTGAGCgaggacaaaaaacaaaatgatcaaATAACAGCGTCACGAGGGAAGAATGTCAGTATCTTTCCACACCTCATGTTCCCTCCAGCTGTCATTATATAAAGCTGGCTGTGTCTCGCAGGGAGTATCAGGTTCATTCACtcttttgaggaaaaaaaaaaaaaaatcaggctcTAACTGCCATTGTCCCCACTGACACGAATGAGTCACTGTCACCGCAGAGCTCGTTCAATAGGAAATCCTTCACAGAGACAAAGGCTGACGTCAAATTTTCCCTAAGGCGTGTGCAGCATTTGAACACATGGACCTGTGGTCAGAGGAGAAGGGTGAGGAGTGAGGGACGCTTACCTTCGACATGGAATCCAAAGCCTTCGAagccgtctcctcctctttcgTCCCCTCCTTTGTCCTCTTCAGAATGTTCTGCAACGACAAACAACCACTTTCCATTTCTGCGACGGACAAACAGCATCAATGGGACGCATTTTTTCCATGTGcgtttgaaaaataaataataaaaggggGTCATGAGGTCGGGGCGTGTCAGAGTGTTTGCTTGTCGGTcaagcggcggcggcggcgggatAGATTGTGTTGGAATGAGGAAATTCCACACAGCGTCACACTCTGATGGATTCAGACTAGGGCCTGAACAAAGCTGAGGGTCAAGTATACTAAATATTCTGCAGACTTCTGTTCAGAGAAGTATTTAAAGGTCGCAAAGGCCAACTGCATAGTAGTCACGCTCCACTCACATTTCCATGACACTGATCGTCGTTTTCCACCATCAAACcagtttttttctctgcagtgaaAAGGTACTGACTACACACCATGGATTTATTCAGACATTTCAGTCTATATACCATCACGTAGTCATTTTTATGCGATAATAACCCCATTAACAATAGTCATGTAAACCTCAATGAAGCTGTTTTCTAGCAACATGTGGAGTGTGTATAAATATGCCCctgtttttaataattatatattatcaCATTATTACTTAAACCCACCTCTGTGAGCATTTTGATTCGTGTTATCCGCTGGAAGggcagcagcagaaaggacaTGAAGGGCAGCCGCTGGCACTGCGGTGACTCCTGGAGACGAGTGATGACGCCGGCGAACGCCACGTTGTTCTTCCTGCAGACAAACATATATAAACAGATTAATGCCGTATGCAAGGCAGCTGAACTGTTCCTATTCTTATGCAACAGGATTTAAACTAAGTCTCCCTAGCCTCTTTATATGTGTACTTTTATTCTGTCACCTTTTtattcctctgttttatctatCTCTTACTTTTGTCCCTCTTTTTTTACCCTATATTTTCAGATAAACCCTACTATACTCGCATCAGACtgctgttttcagtttgtctatGTACAGTGTGTCTGTTCCTACCAAATAAACCAtgaatacatacataaataaatagcGACGAGCTTTCCTGCCATTTGCAATATGATGTGAGGCAAAAAAAAGCTGAATTCCTGGACTATTAGGCTAAAACCAATCATTTTATGAATCTCAAATTGGTGAGAAAAGTGACATTTTAGAGATTTGAAGCTTGTGGCAACGTTTACGTAGTTCTGCTTCTTACATGAGAGCAGTGAAGGTCTTGTCTTGGTAGATCTGGTTGCGGACGTAGTCGATGTAGGCCGGGAACTTGTGTTGGGCGTGGTAGTGGATGATGTCACAGATGTCGGGGAAGACCCCGTCCTCGAATATGCGCTCCTCCAAGTCTTTCAGGAACCTGTGGGAGTCAGACAGCaaagcttcaaaaccaacaggaAAATCTGTCTTGTAGTAGTAGCAGCTTTTATCGTCATAACTTCTCCCTGACCACCGCATGGCCTCGAGTCAGCAAATGACTCATCACCAACGCCGAATGACCTCCCGGTGGCTCAAGTCATTAATCATCCCCttatttccccttttccttccttctgccgCTTCTCTCACCTCTCGCTGACCTCTCTGACCCTCAGGATGTTGGAGAACAGAGTCTTTTTTTCCCGGATGATCATCGTGACCTCCAGCTCGCGGCTGTCCAGGAAGTGTTCGATCAGGACGCGCAGGGATCGAAGGTACGAGGCCTCCGACGTCAGGACCTCAAACATGCTCTGCCAGGAAAACAAAGGGTGGAGAAGTGGGTGGTTATTTTTTTGGAGCGGATCTGATGTTGCAAAGTCAGAAATGTGACTGTAAAAGCTTTCATGAACTTCATATGGGGCAAATCAATATAACGCGAGTGATACAGAGAGGGAGCATGGAGCTTAACTCATGTAAGAGCTCCACATTATTACTTTAAGATGTGATTGACAACTTTCATTATAACTCTACTGGATCTCGAGTTTCTCTCCTCGCTGcctcattgatttttttctttatggcATCGCTCTTCTGTACATTAGCCCCTGCCCCTCCCCCATCTCACCTCCTGGTACTTGCACTGCTCGGGGGTGAGTTGCTCCAGCACGCCGCTGTCCCTCACAGACGGCAGGTCCTGCCACAGAGTGCTCTGATGGGGCGGGGCCACAGGGCTTCCCCTGGGGGGTCCGGCACCGGCCCCGGAGCGACGGGCCGTCAAATCCATGGCAAAGTCCACGCTGGTCTTACTGATGTTCCGGCAAACGGTCTGCCGCCGGATCTCCTTGTTGATGACACTGGCGCGGTATGTTTGGTAAAGAGGCTCTGAGAGAAACAAGGAACACCAGGAGGTTCAGCGTGGAGCCGGGACACGTGTTGTCCTCAATACATGACACAGACATGTTTGACTGACAGGATTCCCTTCGCTCTGAGCCGGAGCAGCGAGTTACATATTGAATTGCTCACTGAGTTACTGGTTTACTACCAATGGTTCAAACTCTACCAGCTGTACGCAGTCCATAGTATGTTTGGTTGCAGTATAGAATTGGGACATATGTTACGACTGTGAAGTGTAAACATTAACCCCTCAACGTGCAAAGAAACCAGAgagttacacacaaacattaaagcTTAATCTGAATGTTGCC is a window from the Limanda limanda chromosome 22, fLimLim1.1, whole genome shotgun sequence genome containing:
- the zpax4 gene encoding zona pellucida protein AX 4 — translated: MALLLSGLLPAKSDDIPDGAHSTECRDCYFVMAVDVAFTGEELHFEAVDETGVYPITQKYSAECGYTVSVLPRTGQVELRASYFSCHTDNKVSVSSEVACPSGETTDDWNAEKHAPAASDWQVMFHTAEEQLQPMNLSEAREQGYMIDLTDRRIVFRTPYGQPHSSSLEVNGVPVEVVHATLFSKQSWVFIIVDLMATCSMHEGSYDDAGYMVWETPELLNPLVSGLNNTQINIDVGGELVQQSVAEEMGFIVEEHDGKVEISIPYNAEGGYRKSFVSGGLNEFYVFHLYLEQIFVNKDQEETRVKYHRTLASPMLPLEVFTVNQTVVEEHTFTIYLGDIPDDIELSAVELNGHKCDAPFTNTSGHTVIEVFHPNNTHGYTLTVPFDDPVVLHQFSKEDEAMKHILEVNYTLTVLPENEPYFHLTSVMALSDIAPPEFDAVCAESGIIFKLEHRPFDYLWHISIGSDLLTPELATQQGYILTNDSQTLLLEVPLFTPGYVYRDFSLKGFIGTFEILVKDRETSEVLRSAVKTCPFTATEFIVCSSNGKMTVVADLSLAGPSGGIPATSNLLKTFCEPKEADDTRALFSFPLNSCGSTVKLVKEKVTYQNEIFYSKRHSSDSQVASEPITERLIVQCVYPLAGLHRLFSVHKFESDTPGVGKIIRTSQSSTEFQQTTTVKPSTEHRTTLAARRTTRALAVFHPTARYIRDLKELYKPN
- the arhgef15b gene encoding rho guanine nucleotide exchange factor 15, which encodes MSVQEVTRSQMLPPVLKPEAKQRPEIPPKPSTQTGSPPLGDRGDGTSISSGKVKRIVHKFSRQDSESEEAEERPNGTSELTTKKRFKRPPTIKPKPGRSSLQLQIKEEQAPPLPMKRSRILQKQTKSVGGDEGVGVEGGRSAPDGKEVDLQLIGGGDAEAAHSPDTPLSPGCDPSCGCVCHRQRPGMKLIWVPVEVDDGEEEEEEEEEVGEEEDETDVEEQTGEEGDEYEEIEPDGDGEEEDRFSELDETDMPNRKDKSKFNQTLDVLIADGHRRRSDPGPHSVLASIAVTRSQSPPVPPKRTKSPTVHQVSLQEEEDNIYEATLPFFSLAPKKTTPVCKELDIPLILVRKPARRSKLSYSTSDPTSEFQMKAENVPGQKDLPPAIPPRMPVIPDGHCLSPMHRVGIPLPQPTMEEWRALRPSSPSGLGLQRAITPPLQPHRPPPPPPNTDARRLSSASMQSLTPKREAEENGGSEGEKDDLMEELRGSLFSWESRLQDEPLYQTYRASVINKEIRRQTVCRNISKTSVDFAMDLTARRSGAGAGPPRGSPVAPPHQSTLWQDLPSVRDSGVLEQLTPEQCKYQESMFEVLTSEASYLRSLRVLIEHFLDSRELEVTMIIREKKTLFSNILRVREVSERFLKDLEERIFEDGVFPDICDIIHYHAQHKFPAYIDYVRNQIYQDKTFTALMKNNVAFAGVITRLQESPQCQRLPFMSFLLLPFQRITRIKMLTENILKRTKEGTKEEETASKALDSMSKIINECNTQVGKMRQMEELIHVSQTLEFDKLKAIPIISQNRFLEKKGELQEMSKGGTLFNMRAKFTPVYLFLFNDLLVIAVKKGAERFVVMDHAHRSLVQLQPMDEGGGSGSSGSGPCDHCFNLTLLENHQGRMMERLFKAPSQSDMHRWMAAFPNPTKVTTDEDEVIYEDWDCPQVQCVEQYVAQQADELTLEPTEIVNIIRKTNEGLYEGSRLSDGQKGWFPVGNVIEITNEHVRRRNLRERYRVIQAASMVSKTRTLT